The Apodemus sylvaticus chromosome 22, mApoSyl1.1, whole genome shotgun sequence genome includes a region encoding these proteins:
- the Selplg gene encoding P-selectin glycoprotein ligand 1 isoform X1 — protein MFPHFLLLLTVLSPGNSLLPLQDPWGHDTKEAWSPVHLRERRQVAGDDDFEDPDYMYNTDPPELLKNASDIATLHPELLTTTTMLERRVSTGAGTSETATVKVATTGPAGLGTGGPAVGMLSTESATQRSLITVEMTIQPASPEAETSQPAPTEAEISQPASTEAETSQPAPTEAETSQPAPTEAETSQPAPTEAETSQPVSTKAETSQPAPLGAETSQSAPTEAEITQLPGNQAVESLFTTSVATEATSTEPTAVKTMSAESNESTSFLGPSMTHKDIGHLPDSGQKKGLMVTPGSSLTPTPPGISDLIPVKQCLLVILILASLATIFLVCTVVLAVRLSRKTHMYPVRNYSPTEMICISSLLPEGGDGAPVTANGGLPKVQDLKTEPSGDRDGDDLTLHSFLP, from the coding sequence ATGTTCCCACACTTCCTTTTGCTGCTGACTGTCCTGAGCCCTGGCAACAGCCTGCTTCCCCTGCAGGACCCCTGGGGGCATGATACCAAGGAAGCCTGGAGCCCCGTACATCTCCGGGAACGGAGACAGGTGGCTGGGGATGATGACTTTGAGGACCCTGACTATATGTATAACACAGACCCCCCAGAATTGCTGAAAAATGCCAGCGACATTGCGACTCTTCACCCCGAGCTTCTGACCACCACGACCATGCTAGAGCGGAGAGTTTCCACGGGCGCTGGAACCTCTGAGACAGCCACTGTGAAGGTGGCCACCACCGGCCCTGCTGGCCTAGGTACAGGAGGGCCAGCTGTTGGGATGCTGAGCACAGAATCTGCCACACAAAGGAGTCTAATCACAGTGGAGATGACCATCCAACCAGCAtccccagaggcagagacctctCAGCCAGCACCCACAGAGGCAGAGATCTCTCAGCCAGCATCCACAGAGGCAGAAACTTCACAGCCAGCAcctacagaggcagagacctcTCAGCCAGCACCCACAGAGGCAGAAACTTCACAGCCAGCAcctacagaggcagagacctcACAGCCAGTATCCACAAAGGCAGAGACTTCTCAGCCAGCACCCCTGGGTGCAGAGACCTCTCAGTCAGCACCCACAGAGGCAGAGATCACCCAGCTCCCCGGGAATCAGGCTGTGGAAAGTCTGTTTACAACGTCTGTAGCCACAGAAGCCACTTCCACAGAACCTACTGCCGTGAAGACAATGTCCGCAGAGTCTAATGAGTCTACCAGCTTCCTTGGGCCATCCATGACTCATAAGGACATTGGCCACTTACCTGACAGTGGCCAGAAGAAAGGGCTGATGGTGACTCCTGGGAGTTCACTGACCCCAACCCCGCCAGGGATCTCAGACCTCATCCCGGTGAAGCAATGCCTGCTGGTTATCCTTATCTTAGCCTCTCTGGCCACCATCTTCCTTGTGTGCACAGTGGTACTGGCGGTCCGCCTCTCCCGCAAGACCCACATGTACCCAGTGCGGAACTACTCCCCGACGGAGATGATCTGCATATCATCGCTGCTCCCTGAGGGGGGCGACGGAGCCCCTGTCACAGCCAATGGGGGCCTGCCCAAGGTCCAAGACCTGAAGACAGAGCCCAGTGGAGACCGAGACGGGGATGACCTCACCCTGCACAGCTTCCTTCCTTAG
- the Selplg gene encoding P-selectin glycoprotein ligand 1 isoform X2, whose amino-acid sequence MFPHFLLLLTVLSPGNSLLPLQDPWGHDTKEAWSPVHLRERRQVAGDDDFEDPDYMYNTDPPELLKNASDIATLHPELLTTTTMLERRVSTGAGTSETATVKVATTGPAGLGTGGPAVGMLSTESATQRSLITVEMTIQPASPEAETSQPAPTEAEISQPAPTEAETSQPAPTEAETSQPVSTKAETSQPAPLGAETSQSAPTEAEITQLPGNQAVESLFTTSVATEATSTEPTAVKTMSAESNESTSFLGPSMTHKDIGHLPDSGQKKGLMVTPGSSLTPTPPGISDLIPVKQCLLVILILASLATIFLVCTVVLAVRLSRKTHMYPVRNYSPTEMICISSLLPEGGDGAPVTANGGLPKVQDLKTEPSGDRDGDDLTLHSFLP is encoded by the exons ATGTTCCCACACTTCCTTTTGCTGCTGACTGTCCTGAGCCCTGGCAACAGCCTGCTTCCCCTGCAGGACCCCTGGGGGCATGATACCAAGGAAGCCTGGAGCCCCGTACATCTCCGGGAACGGAGACAGGTGGCTGGGGATGATGACTTTGAGGACCCTGACTATATGTATAACACAGACCCCCCAGAATTGCTGAAAAATGCCAGCGACATTGCGACTCTTCACCCCGAGCTTCTGACCACCACGACCATGCTAGAGCGGAGAGTTTCCACGGGCGCTGGAACCTCTGAGACAGCCACTGTGAAGGTGGCCACCACCGGCCCTGCTGGCCTAGGTACAGGAGGGCCAGCTGTTGGGATGCTGAGCACAGAATCTGCCACACAAAGGAGTCTAATCACAGTGGAGATGACCATCCAACCAGCAtccccagaggcagagacctctCAGCCAGCACCCACAGAGGCAGAGAT ctcTCAGCCAGCACCCACAGAGGCAGAAACTTCACAGCCAGCAcctacagaggcagagacctcACAGCCAGTATCCACAAAGGCAGAGACTTCTCAGCCAGCACCCCTGGGTGCAGAGACCTCTCAGTCAGCACCCACAGAGGCAGAGATCACCCAGCTCCCCGGGAATCAGGCTGTGGAAAGTCTGTTTACAACGTCTGTAGCCACAGAAGCCACTTCCACAGAACCTACTGCCGTGAAGACAATGTCCGCAGAGTCTAATGAGTCTACCAGCTTCCTTGGGCCATCCATGACTCATAAGGACATTGGCCACTTACCTGACAGTGGCCAGAAGAAAGGGCTGATGGTGACTCCTGGGAGTTCACTGACCCCAACCCCGCCAGGGATCTCAGACCTCATCCCGGTGAAGCAATGCCTGCTGGTTATCCTTATCTTAGCCTCTCTGGCCACCATCTTCCTTGTGTGCACAGTGGTACTGGCGGTCCGCCTCTCCCGCAAGACCCACATGTACCCAGTGCGGAACTACTCCCCGACGGAGATGATCTGCATATCATCGCTGCTCCCTGAGGGGGGCGACGGAGCCCCTGTCACAGCCAATGGGGGCCTGCCCAAGGTCCAAGACCTGAAGACAGAGCCCAGTGGAGACCGAGACGGGGATGACCTCACCCTGCACAGCTTCCTTCCTTAG